In Deinobacterium chartae, the genomic stretch ACCGTGTGCTCCGAGACTGCGTAGCGTGCGGCGAGATCGCTGACCTCTACGCGGCCCAGACGGGTCAGCTCTTCTAGGATCCGGGTTTGACGCTCTTGGGCGAACACGCCCTCAGCGTAGCACCTCGAGCGCTGTCTGCTCGAGTGTGCTCTTTTATGCTCGAATGTGTCATGATGGCGGAGCGTTCACTTCATTCCCTACAGGAGTTCACGTGACCCGATCCCCGCTTTCTCCCCACGTTCGCGCCGCCCGCACCGCCGTGTCCACCGTGTTCCTGGTAAACGGAGCCGCCCTGGCCACCTGGGTGTCACGCATCCCCGCCATCAAGCGTGACCTGGGCCTCAGCGACGGCGTGCTGGGCCTCGCCCTGCTCAGCATGGCCGCAGGCGCGCTGTTCGCCTTCTCGGTCACCGGCTACCTGATTGCACGCTACGGCAGCCGCCGGGTTACGGTCGCCGCCGGGCTGCTGTTCTGCGCGGCCTTGCCGCTGCTGGCCGTGGCCCCCTCGCTGGCCCTGCTGGTGCTGACCCTGGCGCTCTTTGGAGCCCTCAACGGTGCTATGGACGTCGCCATGAACGCGCACGGCGTCGAGGTGGAAGCCCGCTACGGCCGCCCGATCCTCTCCTCGTTCCACGGCATGTTCAGCTTGGGCGGCCTGATCGGCGCGGGGATCGGCGCCCTGGTCGCCGGAGCCGGGATCACGACCGAAGTGCACTTCGCCGCCGCCGCCGTGCTGCTCGAGGCGGCCCTGTTGCTGGTCGCCCTGCGGCTGTTGCCCACCCCGCCCGCGCACCGTCCCGGCGATTCGGTGTTCGCGCTGCCCTCGAGGTCCCTGCTGGGCTTCGGGATCATCGCCTTCTGCGCCTCGATGACCGAGGGCTCCATGGCCGACTGGAGTGCGGTGTACCTGCGCGACACCCTGGGAACGGGGGCCGGGTACGCGGCGGCGGGCTACGCCGCTTTCTCGCTCACCATGACCGCTGTACGCTTCGGCGGCGACGCGCTGGTAGCGCGCCTTGGGCCGGTGTTCATGGTGCGCTGGGGCGGGCTGGTCGCCGCCG encodes the following:
- a CDS encoding MFS transporter, with translation MTRSPLSPHVRAARTAVSTVFLVNGAALATWVSRIPAIKRDLGLSDGVLGLALLSMAAGALFAFSVTGYLIARYGSRRVTVAAGLLFCAALPLLAVAPSLALLVLTLALFGALNGAMDVAMNAHGVEVEARYGRPILSSFHGMFSLGGLIGAGIGALVAGAGITTEVHFAAAAVLLEAALLLVALRLLPTPPAHRPGDSVFALPSRSLLGFGIIAFCASMTEGSMADWSAVYLRDTLGTGAGYAAAGYAAFSLTMTAVRFGGDALVARLGPVFMVRWGGLVAAVGLGSALLLGHPAATLLGFACVGIGMATLYPLVFSAAGRTPGVTSGTAIAAVATMGYSGFLAGPPFIGLLAEGISLRGALGLVALLCLLIALLSPIVRRAERAPEREAPALEV